The nucleotide sequence GTGCGAAGCAGGAGACCTGCGACTGCCAGCAGGACGAGGCACCCCGCTGCCACTGCCGGAATCGGCACGGGGGAGGCGGTGGCATGAGCAATGGCGATGCCACCGGCGAAGGGCAGCGCCAGCCATAGTAGGGGGGCGCGGTGGCTGAGCGAAGTTCCAACCTGCATGCGAAGATGAAACGTTTCGGCAAAAGCCTTTCTTTCATTTTCCGCCATCTTTGTCCCAATTTAGAACCTGCCCATGGCCGAACCCGACCAATCCGATTTTTTTGGCGCCGCCTCCGCCAGCCGCGCCCCCGATGCCACGCCGACGTCCCCGGCCGCCCACCAACCCCTGGCGGCGCGCATGCGTCCGCAGTCGCTCGCCGAGATCGTGGGGCAGGAGCAACTCACGCGCGCCGGCAGCCTGTTGCCCCAGCTCATCACCACCGACCGATTCGGCAGTCTCCTGTTCTACGGCCCCCCGGGATGCGGCAAAACGAGCTTCGCCGAAGTGATTGCCCGCGAGACCAAGAGTCGGTTTGTGCGGATCAACGCCGTGATGTCCAACGTGGCTGAGTTGCGCGAGATTCTCTCTATTGCCCGCAAGATGCCGGAGGCGCGCACGCTTCTCTTCATCGACGAGCTGCACCGCTTCAACAAAGCCCAGCAGGACCTGCTGCTCCCCGATGTCGAGGAGGGCAATGTGCGCTTGATCGGTGCGACGACGCACAATCCCGGTTTTTATGTGAATCCGCCGCTGTTGTCGCGTAGTCACCTCTTTCGGCTCGAACCCTTGTCGACCGAAGCCGTGGCGACCGTGTTGCGTCGGGCACTCGAAGACGGCGTGCGCGGGCTCGGCGAACACGGATTGAGCGCGGACGATGCCGTGTTGACCGATCTGGCCGTGCTGTGTGACGGGGACCTGCGCCGCGCCCTCAACGCGCTCGAAGTCATTGCGCTTTCCCTCGACGGAAAAACCGCGATTGAGGCGACCGAGCTCGAGTCCTTCGCCCGGGAGCGGCGCATCCGCTACGACGCCAACGAGGACGAGCATTACGACACGATTTCGGC is from Synoicihabitans lomoniglobus and encodes:
- a CDS encoding replication-associated recombination protein A, with product MAEPDQSDFFGAASASRAPDATPTSPAAHQPLAARMRPQSLAEIVGQEQLTRAGSLLPQLITTDRFGSLLFYGPPGCGKTSFAEVIARETKSRFVRINAVMSNVAELREILSIARKMPEARTLLFIDELHRFNKAQQDLLLPDVEEGNVRLIGATTHNPGFYVNPPLLSRSHLFRLEPLSTEAVATVLRRALEDGVRGLGEHGLSADDAVLTDLAVLCDGDLRRALNALEVIALSLDGKTAIEATELESFARERRIRYDANEDEHYDTISAFIKSCRGGDPDAAMYWLAKMLGGGEDPRFIARRLVILASEDIGLADPFALPLAVAAHHACEFVGLPEAELTLAHATLHIACAPKSNSATMALAAAKQALKSAPVQPVPTTLRDKGGKASKRVGHGKGYEYSHDFPEGISGQNYLEQPLKLYEPSSHGLEARIADRLARWDALRAERRAERDES